Proteins found in one Bombus terrestris chromosome 1, iyBomTerr1.2, whole genome shotgun sequence genomic segment:
- the LOC100643028 gene encoding 60S ribosomal protein L21: protein MTNSKGYRRGTRDLFSRKFRKHGTIPLSTYMKVYKVGDIVDIKGNGAVQKGMPYKVYHGKTGRVFNVTPHALGVIVNKRVRGRIIAKRINVRIEHLTHSKCREDFLQRVKENEKLKELAKEKNIKVKLKRQPAEPRPGHIVSGRENPILLAPIPYEFIA from the coding sequence ATGACAAATTCAAAGGGATATCGCAGAGGAACAAGGGATTTATTCTCCCGGAAGTTCCGCAAACATGGAACGATTCCATTGTCCACATATATGAAAGTGTACAAAGTGGGCGACATAGTTGATATCAAAGGTAATGGAGCTGTTCAAAAGGGAATGCCTTATAAAGTTTATCATGGAAAAACTGGACGTGTATTCAATGTTACTCCTCATGCTCTTGGTGTTATTGTCAATAAGAGAGTCCGTGGGCGAATTATTGCCAAAAGAATTAATGTTCGTATTGAACATTTAACTCATTCTAAATGTAGAGAAGACTTTTTGCAACgtgtaaaagaaaatgaaaagctTAAGGAATTAGCGAAGGAGAAGAACATAAAAGTAAAGCTAAAAAGACAGCCTGCCGAACCTAGGCCTGGACACATTGTATCAGGACGTGAAAATCCAATTTTACTTGCCCCTATTCCATATGAATTTATtgcttaa
- the LOC100642673 gene encoding proteasome subunit alpha type-1 — protein MFRNQYDSDVTVWSPQGRLHQVEYAMEAVKLGSATVGLKNKSHAVLIALKRASSELSAHQKKIFPIDKHMGISISGLTADARMLSRYMRTECLNYKYSHDDLLPVSRLLASLGNKLQTCTQRYDRRPYGVGLLIAGYDDQGPHIYQTCPSSNYFDCKAMAIGARSQSARTYLEKHLNELLSCDLDELIKHGLRALRDTLPNEVDLSVKNVSIAVVGKGTDFKIYDEDAISVYLSQIEDDKRSKPTEPDVEQDSKPPQPPPSDEGPQDPQVTVAMDTD, from the exons atg ttCCGGAATCAATACGACAGTGATGTCACAGTTTGGAGTCCACAAGGACGTTTACATCAAGTAGAGTATGCAATGGAAGCTGTGAAATTAGGATCAGCTACTGTAGGACTTAAAAATAAATCTCATGCAGTCCTTATTGCTCTGAAAAGAGCTTCTTCTGAGTTATCTGCTCATCAGAAAAAGATATTTCCCATAGATAAACATATGGGAATTTCTATCTCAGGTTTAACGGCTGATGCTAGGATGTTGAG tCGATATATGCGAACTGaatgtttaaattataaatattctcatGATGACCTATTACCTGTAAGTCGGTTACTTGCATCCCTGGGAAATAAATTGCAAACATGTACTCAAAGATATGATAGAAGACCATATGGAGTAGGTTTACTTATTGCTGGGTATGAT GATCAAGGACCACATATTTATCAAACATGTCCATCATCAAATTACTTTGATTGTAAAGCAATGGCTATTGGTGCACGTTCTCAGAGTGCTCGTACATACTTAGAAAAACATCTTAATGAACTTTTATCATGTGATCTTGATGAACTAATAAAACACGGTCTTCGTGCGTTAAGAGATACATTGCCAAATGAAGTTGATTTATCAGTAAAG aatGTCTCTATCGCAGTAGTGGGAAAAGGTacagattttaaaatatatgatGAAGATGCAATTTCTGTCTATTTATCTCAAATTGAAGATGACAAGCGTAGTAAACCTACTGAACCAGATGTAGAACAAGATTCTAAACCTCCACAACCTCCACCTTCTGATGAAGGTCCACAAGACCCACAAGTTACAGTTGCAATGGACacagattaa
- the LOC100642551 gene encoding lipoyl synthase, mitochondrial isoform X2, protein MFIIVFDSIPCYKADSFLVLRGYLNVHLQANMFQAFHKSSRVKISTACNFHSTLQCVKEKTFSQKLADGPNLEHFIAGTYKEYNGKLKLEKGDKSRLKLPPWLKTEIPMGKNYSRIKSQLRRLQLSTVCEEARCPNIGECWGGGTHGTATATIMLMGDTCTRGCRFCSVKTSRTPLPLNPEEPVNTATAITDWGLDYVVLTSVDRDDLSDGGASHIAETVKEIKKRTNILVECLVPDFRGDKNCVKIIVDSNLDVFAHNIETVERLTPFVRDRRAEYRQSLKVLETAKVCNPELITKSSIMLGLGETDEEIEQTMTDLREAGVDALTLGQYMQPTKRHLKVIEYVTPKKFKKWENIGNELGFLYTASGPLVRSSYKAGEFFLTNILKTRRNKQIENQ, encoded by the exons ATGTTCATTATTGTATTTGATAGTATTCCATGCTATAAGGCTGATTCCTTTTTAGTTTTGAGAGGTTATCTGAATGTTCATTTACAAGCAAACATGTTTCAAGCTTTTCATAAGTCAAGTCGAGTAAAAATATCTACTGCTTGTAATTTTCACTCAACA TTGCAATGTGTCAAAGAAAAAACTTTTTCTCAAAAACTAGCGGATGGGCCTAACTTAGAACATTTTATTGCTGGTACCTACAAAGAATATAATGGAAAATTGAAGTTAGAAAAAGGTGATAAATCTCGTTTGAAATTACCACCTTGGCTTAAGACAGAAATCCCAATGGGTAAAAATTATAGTAGAATAAAGTCACAATTAAGACGATTACAATTAAGCACTGTATGTGAAGAGGCACGATGTCCTAATATTGGGGAATGTTGGGGAGGTGGTACACATGGAACAGCAACAGCTACTATTATG TTAATGGGCGATACATGTACCCGTGGTTGTCGTTTCTGTTCTGTAAAAACGTCACGCACACCATTACCATTAAATCCGGAGGAACCAGTAAATACAGCAACTGCAATAACGGATTGGGGTTTGGATTATGTTGTACTTACATCGGTAGACAGAGATG atTTAAGTGATGGCGGAGCTAGTCATATTGCAGAAACAGtgaaggaaattaaaaaaag aACTAATATTTTAGTGGAATGTTTAGTACCGGATTTTAGGGGAGACAAAAATTGTGTTAAAATAATTGTTGATTCTAATCTTGACGTGTTTGCTCATAATATTGAAACTGTTGAACGTTTAACTCCATTTGTTAGAGATAGACGAGCTGAATATAG ACAATCGTTGAAGGTATTAGAAACAGCAAAGGTATGCAATCCAGAATTGATTACAAAATCATCGATAATGTTAGGATTAGGGGAAACTGATGAAGAAATTGAGCAAACAATGACAGACTTAAGAGAAGCAGGTGTAGATGCTTTGACACTTGGCCAATATATGCAACCTACAAAAAGACATTTAAAAGTAATTGAATATGTTACacctaaaaaatttaaaaaatgggaAAATATTGGAAATGAACTAGGATTTTTATATACTGCAAGTGGTCCATTAGTGCGTTCATCATATAAAGCTGGAGAATTTTTCttaacaaatatattaaaaacacgTAGAAACAAACAGATTGAAAACCAATAA
- the LOC100642551 gene encoding lipoyl synthase, mitochondrial isoform X1 — MFIIVFDSIPCYKADSFLVLRGYLNVHLQANMFQAFHKSSRVKISTACNFHSTQLQCVKEKTFSQKLADGPNLEHFIAGTYKEYNGKLKLEKGDKSRLKLPPWLKTEIPMGKNYSRIKSQLRRLQLSTVCEEARCPNIGECWGGGTHGTATATIMLMGDTCTRGCRFCSVKTSRTPLPLNPEEPVNTATAITDWGLDYVVLTSVDRDDLSDGGASHIAETVKEIKKRTNILVECLVPDFRGDKNCVKIIVDSNLDVFAHNIETVERLTPFVRDRRAEYRQSLKVLETAKVCNPELITKSSIMLGLGETDEEIEQTMTDLREAGVDALTLGQYMQPTKRHLKVIEYVTPKKFKKWENIGNELGFLYTASGPLVRSSYKAGEFFLTNILKTRRNKQIENQ; from the exons ATGTTCATTATTGTATTTGATAGTATTCCATGCTATAAGGCTGATTCCTTTTTAGTTTTGAGAGGTTATCTGAATGTTCATTTACAAGCAAACATGTTTCAAGCTTTTCATAAGTCAAGTCGAGTAAAAATATCTACTGCTTGTAATTTTCACTCAACA CAGTTGCAATGTGTCAAAGAAAAAACTTTTTCTCAAAAACTAGCGGATGGGCCTAACTTAGAACATTTTATTGCTGGTACCTACAAAGAATATAATGGAAAATTGAAGTTAGAAAAAGGTGATAAATCTCGTTTGAAATTACCACCTTGGCTTAAGACAGAAATCCCAATGGGTAAAAATTATAGTAGAATAAAGTCACAATTAAGACGATTACAATTAAGCACTGTATGTGAAGAGGCACGATGTCCTAATATTGGGGAATGTTGGGGAGGTGGTACACATGGAACAGCAACAGCTACTATTATG TTAATGGGCGATACATGTACCCGTGGTTGTCGTTTCTGTTCTGTAAAAACGTCACGCACACCATTACCATTAAATCCGGAGGAACCAGTAAATACAGCAACTGCAATAACGGATTGGGGTTTGGATTATGTTGTACTTACATCGGTAGACAGAGATG atTTAAGTGATGGCGGAGCTAGTCATATTGCAGAAACAGtgaaggaaattaaaaaaag aACTAATATTTTAGTGGAATGTTTAGTACCGGATTTTAGGGGAGACAAAAATTGTGTTAAAATAATTGTTGATTCTAATCTTGACGTGTTTGCTCATAATATTGAAACTGTTGAACGTTTAACTCCATTTGTTAGAGATAGACGAGCTGAATATAG ACAATCGTTGAAGGTATTAGAAACAGCAAAGGTATGCAATCCAGAATTGATTACAAAATCATCGATAATGTTAGGATTAGGGGAAACTGATGAAGAAATTGAGCAAACAATGACAGACTTAAGAGAAGCAGGTGTAGATGCTTTGACACTTGGCCAATATATGCAACCTACAAAAAGACATTTAAAAGTAATTGAATATGTTACacctaaaaaatttaaaaaatgggaAAATATTGGAAATGAACTAGGATTTTTATATACTGCAAGTGGTCCATTAGTGCGTTCATCATATAAAGCTGGAGAATTTTTCttaacaaatatattaaaaacacgTAGAAACAAACAGATTGAAAACCAATAA